One Dokdonia sp. Dokd-P16 genomic window carries:
- the sufB gene encoding Fe-S cluster assembly protein SufB produces the protein MAYTEDDLREELKTKEYEYGFFTDIESETFPVGLNEDIIRAISKKKDEPQWMTEWRLEAYKVWLSMEEPDWANVNYEKPDFQAIAYYSAPVAVDPNKTLDDVDPDLLAMYKKLGISVDEQKKMNNVAMDIVVDSVSVATTFKKTLAEKGIIFMSISEAIKEHPELVRKHLGTIVPVKDNYYAALNSAVFSDGSFCYIPKGVKCPMELSTYFRINQGGTGQFERTLLVADEGSYVSYLEGCTAPSRDENQLHAAVVELIAMDDAEIKYSTVQNWYPGNAEGKGGVYNFVTKRGLCEKNAKISWTQVETGSAVTWKYPSCILKGDNSIGEFYSIAVTNNHQQADTGTKMIHLGKNTKSTIISKGISAGKSQNSYRGLVKINAGATNARNFSQCDSLLMGNECGAHTFPYIETKNKTAQVEHEATTSKIGEDQIFYCNQRGIDTEKAIALIVNGFSKEVLNKLPMEFAVEAQKLLEISLEGSVG, from the coding sequence ATGGCATATACTGAAGATGATTTAAGGGAAGAACTAAAAACCAAAGAATACGAATATGGTTTTTTTACAGACATTGAGTCTGAAACATTTCCTGTAGGTTTAAATGAAGACATTATACGAGCTATTTCTAAGAAAAAGGATGAGCCGCAATGGATGACTGAGTGGAGACTTGAGGCATACAAGGTTTGGCTATCTATGGAAGAGCCAGACTGGGCAAACGTAAATTACGAGAAGCCAGATTTTCAAGCAATCGCTTATTACTCTGCTCCCGTAGCTGTAGACCCTAATAAAACACTAGATGACGTAGATCCAGATCTACTCGCTATGTATAAGAAATTAGGAATCTCTGTAGATGAGCAAAAGAAAATGAACAACGTCGCGATGGATATCGTGGTAGATTCTGTTTCTGTAGCAACTACCTTTAAAAAGACGCTTGCAGAGAAGGGAATTATTTTCATGAGTATCTCTGAGGCTATAAAAGAGCACCCAGAATTAGTACGTAAGCACTTAGGAACTATCGTTCCTGTAAAAGACAATTACTATGCAGCATTAAACAGCGCAGTATTTTCTGATGGCTCTTTCTGTTATATTCCTAAAGGTGTAAAATGTCCGATGGAACTTTCTACTTACTTCCGTATTAATCAAGGAGGAACTGGACAGTTTGAAAGAACATTACTTGTAGCAGACGAAGGTAGTTATGTAAGTTACCTTGAAGGTTGTACTGCTCCTAGTCGTGATGAGAATCAACTGCATGCTGCCGTTGTAGAACTGATCGCAATGGATGATGCAGAGATTAAATATAGTACCGTACAAAACTGGTACCCTGGTAATGCAGAAGGAAAAGGTGGGGTTTACAACTTTGTAACAAAGCGTGGTCTTTGCGAGAAGAATGCAAAAATCTCATGGACACAAGTAGAAACAGGATCTGCAGTAACATGGAAATACCCTTCTTGTATTCTTAAAGGTGATAACTCTATAGGTGAGTTTTACTCTATCGCCGTGACAAACAATCACCAGCAGGCAGACACAGGTACTAAGATGATCCACCTTGGAAAAAACACCAAGAGTACAATCATATCAAAAGGTATCTCTGCAGGAAAATCTCAGAACTCATATAGAGGTCTTGTAAAGATTAACGCAGGAGCGACAAACGCTCGTAACTTCTCCCAGTGTGATTCATTATTAATGGGTAACGAGTGTGGAGCACACACTTTCCCATACATTGAGACTAAAAATAAAACTGCTCAAGTAGAGCACGAAGCAACTACTAGTAAGATAGGTGAAGACCAAATCTTTTACTGCAACCAGCGCGGTATTGATACAGAAAAGGCAATTGCTTTAATTGTAAACGGATTCTCAAAAGAGGTACTTAACAAACTCCCTATGGAGTTTGCTGTAGAAGCTCAAAAATTACTTGAGATTAGTCTAGAAGGATCTGTAGGATAG
- a CDS encoding N-acyl homoserine lactonase family protein → MKNILLIAALAITTISCEEFKKGYEDGKQKAEDRRETAAINKSPKVTLYKLDGGTVMANNLNLFAQGDTYKGESKELADAFFVIKHPKGTLLWDTGLPEMLVGQEPYTPEGGAFTITRKDSITTQLKGIGMTPEDIDMIAFSHIHFDHTGAANHFAKATWLVQESEYDFAHGEDIKGNSFYAPDSFNKLTNVEKLNGEKDVFGDGTVVIKSMPGHTPGHQVLFLRLKDNGPTLLSGDIYHFEQNRKDAIVPQFNYDIPATEESIKDFEAFAKAENAKVIIQHDAGNFAQTPATLN, encoded by the coding sequence ATGAAAAATATATTATTAATTGCCGCTCTTGCCATCACTACAATCTCTTGTGAAGAATTCAAGAAAGGATATGAAGATGGAAAGCAAAAAGCAGAAGATCGTAGAGAAACAGCTGCTATAAATAAATCACCAAAGGTAACTTTATATAAACTAGACGGTGGTACTGTAATGGCAAATAACTTAAACTTATTTGCACAAGGCGACACGTACAAAGGAGAATCAAAGGAGCTTGCAGATGCATTTTTTGTAATCAAGCACCCTAAAGGAACTCTTTTATGGGATACCGGTTTACCTGAAATGCTAGTAGGTCAAGAACCATATACTCCAGAAGGAGGTGCTTTTACCATTACTCGCAAAGACTCTATAACAACCCAACTTAAAGGTATCGGGATGACTCCTGAGGATATCGATATGATTGCGTTTTCTCACATTCATTTTGATCACACAGGTGCTGCAAATCATTTTGCAAAAGCTACGTGGTTAGTTCAAGAATCAGAATATGATTTTGCACATGGAGAAGATATCAAAGGAAATTCGTTTTATGCGCCAGATAGCTTTAACAAGCTTACAAACGTAGAAAAACTGAATGGAGAGAAGGATGTTTTTGGAGATGGCACGGTGGTAATAAAATCTATGCCAGGACACACACCAGGACACCAAGTATTGTTCTTACGTTTAAAGGATAATGGACCAACGCTATTATCTGGAGATATCTATCATTTTGAGCAAAACCGCAAGGATGCGATTGTACCTCAGTTTAACTACGATATCCCAGCAACGGAGGAAAGTATAAAGGACTTTGAAGCTTTCGCGAAAGCGGAAAATGCAAAAGTAATTATCCAGCATGATGCAGGAAACTTTGCACAAACACCAGCGACACTTAATTAA
- the sufC gene encoding Fe-S cluster assembly ATPase SufC — MLSVKDLHARIEEKDILKGINLEIKAGEVHAIMGPNGSGKSTLASVIAGKEEYEVSGGDIELEGASILEMDPEERAHEGVFLSFQYPVEIPGVSVTNFIKTAINETRKAKGLENMPASDMLKKIKEKAELLEMDRKFLSRSLNVGFSGGEKKRNEIFQMAMLEPKLAILDETDSGLDIDALRIVANGVNKLKSKDNAVLVITHYQRLLEYIVPDFVHVLMNGKIVRSGGKELALELEEKGYDWLKEEVGA, encoded by the coding sequence ATGTTATCAGTTAAAGATTTACACGCACGAATTGAAGAGAAAGATATCCTTAAAGGTATTAATCTTGAGATAAAAGCTGGCGAAGTGCACGCTATCATGGGACCAAACGGTTCTGGAAAAAGTACACTCGCTTCTGTTATAGCAGGAAAAGAAGAGTATGAAGTAAGCGGTGGAGACATCGAACTTGAAGGAGCATCTATACTAGAAATGGATCCAGAAGAAAGAGCACACGAAGGTGTTTTCTTATCTTTTCAATATCCTGTAGAGATCCCTGGAGTTTCTGTAACTAACTTTATCAAGACTGCCATAAACGAGACTCGCAAAGCAAAAGGCTTAGAAAATATGCCAGCTAGCGACATGCTTAAAAAGATTAAAGAGAAGGCAGAACTTCTTGAGATGGATCGTAAGTTTCTTTCTAGATCATTAAACGTAGGATTCTCCGGAGGAGAGAAGAAGCGTAATGAGATTTTCCAAATGGCAATGCTAGAGCCTAAACTTGCCATTCTTGATGAGACAGATTCTGGTCTTGACATTGACGCACTGCGCATTGTTGCAAATGGTGTAAATAAACTAAAGAGTAAAGATAACGCAGTACTAGTGATCACTCACTACCAGCGTCTTCTAGAATACATCGTTCCTGATTTTGTACACGTTCTTATGAATGGTAAAATTGTACGTTCTGGAGGAAAAGAGCTTGCTCTTGAACTTGAAGAAAAAGGATACGACTGGTTAAAAGAAGAAGTGGGAGCGTAA
- the sufD gene encoding Fe-S cluster assembly protein SufD, producing the protein MSLKDKLVSNHIVLQESIDADSPIYDIRNEAIKTFEAEGFPTKKLENWKYTSLNSILKEDYNIFPNKEAALDFKDVKQYFLNDVDTYKIVFVDGVYSSFLSETTHDGIDVCTMGAALSKPKYKQVIDVYFNKIVKGESMDSLNTAFAKDGAYIYIPKGKVAQKPIQIVHFATGANDAMMLQPRNLIVAEENSEVQIIERHQSLTDKKVLTNVVTEIFADKRALVDYYKIQNDNLSASLVDTTEIEQHKESIVSVHTFSLGGNITRNNLNFYQKGEYMDSILKGITIIEGKQHVDHNTLVHHITPNCESHQDYKGIFADKSVGVFNGKVVVEKEAQKTNAYQSNNNILLDDTATINSKPQLEIFADDVRCSHGCTIGQLDESALFYLQSRGIGEKEGRALLMYAFANTVLSSVKIPQLKERITKLIAKKIGVNIGFEQ; encoded by the coding sequence ATGAGTTTAAAAGATAAATTAGTAAGTAATCATATCGTACTTCAAGAAAGTATTGATGCAGACTCTCCTATATACGACATTCGTAATGAGGCCATCAAGACTTTTGAAGCAGAAGGGTTTCCTACAAAGAAATTAGAAAACTGGAAGTACACATCTCTTAACAGCATTCTTAAGGAAGATTATAACATCTTCCCTAATAAAGAAGCTGCACTAGACTTTAAAGATGTTAAGCAGTATTTTCTTAATGATGTAGATACTTATAAAATCGTTTTTGTAGATGGGGTGTATAGCTCATTTCTTTCAGAAACTACGCATGATGGTATTGATGTATGCACCATGGGTGCAGCACTATCAAAACCAAAGTACAAGCAAGTTATAGATGTTTACTTTAATAAAATAGTAAAGGGAGAGTCTATGGATTCTCTTAATACTGCATTTGCAAAAGATGGTGCTTACATCTACATCCCAAAAGGAAAAGTAGCACAAAAGCCCATCCAGATTGTACACTTTGCTACAGGAGCAAATGATGCTATGATGTTACAACCACGTAACCTTATTGTTGCCGAAGAAAATTCTGAAGTACAAATTATAGAGCGCCACCAGAGTCTTACAGACAAGAAAGTGCTTACTAATGTTGTAACAGAAATCTTTGCAGATAAAAGAGCGCTTGTAGATTACTATAAGATTCAGAACGACAACCTAAGTGCTTCCCTTGTAGATACTACAGAGATAGAGCAGCACAAAGAAAGTATCGTTTCTGTACATACTTTTTCTCTAGGTGGAAATATTACTCGTAACAACCTGAATTTTTACCAAAAAGGAGAGTACATGGACTCTATCCTTAAGGGAATTACGATTATAGAAGGGAAGCAGCACGTAGATCACAACACACTAGTACACCACATTACTCCTAACTGCGAGAGCCACCAGGATTACAAAGGTATTTTTGCAGACAAATCTGTAGGAGTATTTAATGGGAAAGTAGTTGTTGAGAAAGAAGCTCAAAAAACAAATGCTTATCAATCTAATAATAATATTTTATTAGATGACACTGCAACTATCAACTCAAAGCCTCAATTAGAGATTTTTGCAGATGACGTACGCTGTTCTCACGGCTGTACTATCGGCCAACTAGATGAGAGTGCACTTTTCTATCTACAATCTCGTGGGATTGGAGAAAAAGAAGGACGCGCGTTATTGATGTATGCCTTTGCAAACACAGTATTATCAAGTGTAAAAATTCCTCAACTAAAGGAAAGAATCACAAAACTTATTGCTAAGAAAATCGGTGTAAACATCGGCTTCGAGCAGTAG
- a CDS encoding aminotransferase class V-fold PLP-dependent enzyme yields the protein MLDVNKIRKDFPILKREVNGNPLIYFDNAATSQTPQVVIDAIVDYYSNYNANIHRGVHSLSQEATDAYEEARITIQKHFNAAKPYEIILTAGTTHAINLVAHGFASILKEGEEILVSALEHHSNIVPWQMLCEKTGAILKVIPQTESGELDMDAFAKALSPNLKLVFVNHVSNALGTINPIKHIIDEAHKVGAAVLIDGAQATPHIKPDVQALDADFYVCSAHKICGPTGVGILYGKEEWLTKLPPYQGGGEMIDQVSFEKTTYAGLPHKFEAGTPNICGGIATAAGLDYMNAIGFDNIASYEDELLQYGTEKLLEIEGLKIYGTSAHKTAVISFNVGNIHPYDIGTILDKLGIAVRTGHHCAQPIMEYYKIPGTVRASFSFYNTKEEIDTFVTGLKRAVTMLS from the coding sequence ATGCTAGACGTTAATAAAATACGCAAAGATTTCCCTATTCTCAAACGAGAAGTAAATGGAAATCCGCTTATTTATTTTGATAATGCCGCCACTTCACAAACACCACAAGTGGTGATAGATGCTATTGTAGACTACTACTCAAACTATAATGCAAATATCCATCGCGGCGTACACTCACTTTCTCAAGAAGCAACAGATGCTTATGAGGAGGCTCGTATTACAATTCAAAAGCATTTTAACGCAGCAAAGCCTTACGAGATTATTCTCACTGCAGGAACCACACATGCTATTAATCTTGTGGCACATGGTTTTGCCTCCATACTCAAAGAAGGTGAAGAGATTTTAGTTTCGGCGCTAGAGCATCACAGTAATATTGTACCGTGGCAAATGCTTTGTGAGAAAACTGGAGCTATCCTTAAAGTAATACCTCAGACAGAAAGTGGTGAACTGGACATGGACGCTTTCGCGAAAGCGTTATCTCCTAATTTAAAGTTAGTTTTTGTAAACCATGTATCTAATGCCTTAGGAACGATAAATCCTATCAAGCATATCATTGACGAAGCTCATAAAGTAGGCGCTGCCGTACTTATTGATGGCGCACAAGCTACGCCACACATCAAACCAGATGTACAAGCACTAGACGCCGACTTCTACGTATGTTCTGCTCATAAAATTTGCGGTCCTACTGGAGTGGGAATTCTCTACGGAAAAGAAGAATGGCTTACTAAATTACCTCCTTATCAAGGTGGTGGCGAGATGATAGATCAAGTAAGTTTTGAAAAAACCACTTATGCTGGTTTACCTCACAAATTTGAAGCAGGAACGCCTAATATTTGTGGAGGAATTGCAACGGCTGCAGGTCTTGATTATATGAATGCTATAGGTTTTGATAATATCGCTAGCTATGAAGATGAGCTATTACAATACGGAACAGAGAAATTACTAGAAATAGAAGGTCTCAAAATTTATGGCACTTCTGCACACAAAACGGCCGTTATTTCATTTAATGTGGGCAATATTCATCCTTATGACATAGGGACTATACTTGATAAACTAGGTATTGCTGTACGTACAGGTCATCATTGTGCACAGCCTATTATGGAGTATTATAAAATACCAGGAACCGTGCGCGCTTCTTTTTCATTTTATAATACCAAGGAAGAAATAGACACCTTTGTAACTGGATTAAAACGAGCGGTCACCATGCTCTCGTAA
- a CDS encoding GNAT family N-acetyltransferase → MKRVYPSAYSHFWKDEGSWYLNQIYSKENLKQELSDVNSMYYFVHYNDDLVGILKLISDCLYPPLASEKGFKIHRIYLDPSVQGKGVGNALMDYAQEVAIAQKHSLIWLDAMDTHMQAQRFYKKLGFQKTEKQRLDFPLLHDEHRPMWFMHKMLGSTE, encoded by the coding sequence ATGAAAAGGGTGTATCCATCTGCATATTCCCATTTTTGGAAAGATGAAGGCTCATGGTATCTCAATCAGATTTATAGTAAGGAAAACTTAAAACAAGAGCTTAGTGATGTAAATAGCATGTACTACTTTGTGCATTATAATGATGATTTAGTAGGCATTTTGAAACTTATATCAGATTGTCTTTACCCTCCGCTAGCGTCTGAAAAAGGCTTTAAAATACATCGTATTTACCTAGACCCTTCTGTTCAAGGTAAAGGCGTAGGTAACGCCTTGATGGATTATGCACAAGAAGTCGCAATAGCGCAAAAACACAGTCTCATCTGGCTTGACGCTATGGATACACATATGCAAGCACAGCGCTTTTACAAGAAACTAGGATTTCAAAAGACAGAAAAACAAAGACTAGATTTCCCATTATTACATGACGAGCATCGTCCCATGTGGTTTATGCATAAAATGCTAGGCTCGACAGAATGA
- a CDS encoding META domain-containing protein, which yields MKHTYYIIALAIGLFLNSCATEKKESEPDVKAPRFSGYYTLTSIEDTPITKQGITFNIESQKRRITGFSGCNSYNAEFTLTKDKLDITDPLSTKKACPAEAMDLEKKVFKNLIKVNRYTLKNGTLTLYNKDQVLFKATSTAL from the coding sequence ATGAAACACACATATTACATAATTGCTTTAGCAATAGGCCTCTTTTTAAATAGCTGTGCTACCGAAAAAAAGGAAAGTGAACCTGATGTAAAAGCTCCTAGATTTTCTGGATACTACACACTTACGAGTATAGAGGATACTCCTATTACAAAACAAGGAATCACTTTTAATATAGAAAGTCAAAAAAGAAGAATAACTGGTTTTTCTGGATGTAACTCCTATAATGCAGAATTTACGCTTACGAAGGATAAATTAGATATTACAGATCCGTTATCTACTAAGAAAGCATGTCCTGCAGAGGCTATGGACTTAGAGAAAAAAGTATTTAAAAATCTAATCAAGGTAAATAGATACACTCTCAAAAACGGAACACTTACTTTATATAATAAAGATCAAGTACTTTTTAAAGCAACATCAACAGCACTATAA
- a CDS encoding SufE family protein, translating to MASIKEIQDEIVDEFSMFEDWMQRYEYMIDLGKSLPMIDNQFKTDDYIIKGCQSKVWVHADMTDGEIAFTADSDAIITKGIIAILIRAFSGQPPQAIIDADTSFIDEIGLKDHLSPTRANGLVSMIKQIKLYAVAYQTQLN from the coding sequence ATGGCAAGCATAAAAGAAATACAAGATGAAATCGTTGATGAATTCAGCATGTTTGAAGACTGGATGCAACGTTACGAGTATATGATAGACTTAGGGAAATCACTTCCTATGATTGATAATCAGTTCAAAACTGATGACTATATTATAAAAGGTTGCCAGAGCAAGGTTTGGGTACACGCAGATATGACAGACGGCGAGATTGCCTTTACTGCAGATAGTGATGCGATTATTACAAAAGGAATCATAGCGATACTTATACGTGCTTTTTCTGGACAGCCGCCACAAGCAATTATAGATGCAGACACTTCGTTTATAGATGAGATAGGACTTAAAGATCACCTCTCTCCTACCCGTGCAAATGGACTTGTGAGCATGATCAAGCAGATAAAGCTATATGCTGTAGCTTATCAAACCCAACTGAATTAG
- a CDS encoding DUF59 domain-containing protein, translated as MEVNTEELGDKIVRVLKTIYDPEIPVDIYELGLIYDVFVNEDMDTKILMTLTTPNCPVAETLPLEVEEKVKSLKEVKDCEVEITFDPPWTQDLMSEEAKLELGML; from the coding sequence ATGGAAGTAAACACAGAAGAGTTAGGAGATAAGATTGTACGAGTACTAAAAACCATTTACGATCCAGAAATTCCTGTAGATATTTATGAGTTAGGATTGATTTATGATGTTTTTGTAAACGAAGACATGGATACAAAAATCCTTATGACACTTACCACCCCTAATTGCCCAGTAGCCGAAACATTACCACTTGAGGTGGAAGAGAAAGTAAAATCTCTCAAAGAAGTAAAAGATTGTGAAGTAGAAATCACATTTGACCCACCATGGACACAAGACCTTATGAGTGAAGAAGCAAAACTAGAATTAGGAATGTTATAA
- a CDS encoding DUF2480 family protein → MAEEIINRVAGSKLITFDLEDLYPKGKRETLDISEWLDQGFILRETQFRESIKNHDWQQYSGSFVALHCSTDAIVPAWAYMLVSTQLQDIAQKTIVGSLELLETILYIAAIANLDTTPYQGAPLIIKGCSNKPVPPNAYLLLIEKLQPVARSIMFGEACSTVPLFKKRA, encoded by the coding sequence ATGGCAGAAGAAATCATAAATAGAGTTGCCGGAAGTAAACTCATCACTTTTGATTTGGAAGATTTATATCCCAAAGGAAAGAGAGAAACACTAGACATTTCTGAATGGCTAGACCAAGGTTTTATTTTACGTGAAACTCAGTTTCGCGAAAGCATAAAAAATCACGATTGGCAGCAATATTCAGGCTCATTTGTAGCGCTACATTGCAGCACAGATGCTATTGTTCCAGCATGGGCATATATGCTTGTTTCTACCCAATTACAAGATATTGCACAAAAGACCATCGTAGGATCTCTAGAGCTTCTAGAAACTATTCTATACATCGCAGCTATTGCAAATCTTGACACGACACCTTATCAAGGTGCTCCTTTGATAATAAAGGGATGCTCTAATAAACCAGTGCCTCCTAACGCATACTTACTGCTTATAGAAAAACTACAACCTGTGGCACGCAGTATTATGTTTGGAGAAGCTTGCTCTACTGTACCTCTCTTTAAAAAGCGCGCTTAA
- a CDS encoding DUF3078 domain-containing protein, with the protein MRTYLFLLLLATSSILVAQTKTKKKDSLPDGWKSKGLAELLFSQSAFNKEWQGGGTSNIAGNFNINWDLNYKRNKLTWDTKLTSILGLAAAKDQKFARKTTDRLELNSLVGSRINKSNWYYSGVFNFRTQMAPGYEFFDRNILDDDGEIITTVQDRREITDAFSPAYIQAGPGILWKKSNDFTVNLAPATSRLIFVHSKFTRVDENDPVAVAAYEPFFGVAANENTRFELGSSLSVYYKEELFENVVFENTLNLYADYLEKVKNVDLDYTLNVAMQVNKYVTTNLALQLIYDENAVSGLQVREVLGVGLKYAFLEWKS; encoded by the coding sequence ATGAGAACATATCTTTTTTTATTGCTACTAGCCACAAGCAGCATTCTAGTCGCCCAAACTAAGACTAAGAAAAAAGATTCTCTTCCTGATGGATGGAAAAGCAAAGGACTTGCAGAATTACTTTTTAGCCAAAGTGCCTTTAACAAAGAATGGCAAGGTGGAGGTACTTCTAACATCGCAGGAAATTTTAATATAAACTGGGATCTAAATTACAAACGCAACAAGCTTACATGGGACACAAAGCTCACATCAATACTAGGACTTGCCGCAGCAAAAGATCAAAAATTTGCACGTAAAACTACAGACAGGCTGGAACTTAACAGCCTTGTAGGTAGTAGAATCAATAAGTCCAACTGGTACTACTCTGGAGTTTTTAACTTTAGAACGCAAATGGCGCCTGGTTATGAATTTTTTGACCGTAACATTCTTGATGATGATGGAGAGATTATCACCACTGTACAAGATAGAAGAGAAATAACAGACGCCTTTTCTCCAGCCTATATCCAGGCAGGACCAGGTATACTCTGGAAAAAAAGTAATGACTTTACAGTAAACCTAGCACCTGCTACGTCTAGACTTATTTTTGTACACTCTAAATTTACTAGAGTAGATGAAAACGATCCTGTGGCTGTAGCAGCATATGAACCATTCTTTGGTGTAGCTGCAAATGAAAATACCCGTTTTGAATTAGGATCATCATTAAGTGTCTATTATAAAGAAGAGCTTTTTGAAAATGTGGTTTTTGAAAACACCTTAAACCTGTATGCAGATTATCTAGAGAAAGTGAAAAATGTCGATCTAGATTACACGCTGAATGTTGCCATGCAAGTAAATAAGTATGTCACTACTAATCTCGCACTGCAACTCATTTATGATGAAAATGCAGTAAGCGGCTTACAAGTGCGAGAAGTACTTGGAGTAGGCCTTAAGTACGCTTTTCTTGAGTGGAAATCTTAG
- a CDS encoding DUF3078 domain-containing protein, with protein sequence MKRLIVLGAAILLTISAQAQTEEELKAQQAPKKAEIAKLQGEVNSLQAQIDALPGWKYGAFGTIGGNFSKFNDWYSQGAPNVSSGNIGITGNAFANKLEEKYFWRNSLSVNLGWVKFDEEGEEEEGFQEATDVFNVSSLYGYKLTDKIAVSALGEYRTTLLNNFNDPGYLDLGVGATWTPIPNLIVVVHPLNYNFVFSSGDSVFESSLGAKIVADYTRQIGKIAFKSNLSAFQSYESSDLSNFTWINSFSYKLWNQIGVGFEFGLRGNRQEAVNFANNNLLAEDPTAIPFEVGDSAVDNKIQSYYLLGLTYAF encoded by the coding sequence ATGAAAAGACTTATTGTTTTAGGAGCAGCTATACTCCTCACAATCAGCGCGCAAGCACAAACAGAAGAAGAATTAAAAGCGCAACAAGCTCCTAAGAAAGCAGAAATCGCAAAACTTCAAGGAGAAGTAAATAGTTTACAAGCACAAATCGATGCCCTTCCAGGATGGAAATACGGAGCATTTGGAACTATAGGAGGAAATTTCTCGAAATTTAATGATTGGTATTCTCAAGGTGCACCTAACGTATCTTCAGGTAACATAGGTATTACTGGTAATGCTTTTGCAAATAAACTAGAAGAAAAATACTTCTGGAGAAACAGCCTTAGCGTAAACTTAGGATGGGTAAAATTTGATGAAGAAGGTGAGGAAGAAGAAGGCTTTCAAGAAGCTACAGATGTTTTTAATGTGTCTTCTTTATACGGTTACAAACTAACTGACAAGATTGCTGTATCTGCATTAGGTGAATACAGAACTACATTACTAAACAACTTTAACGATCCAGGTTACTTAGATCTAGGTGTTGGTGCTACATGGACTCCTATTCCTAATCTTATTGTTGTGGTACACCCACTTAACTATAATTTTGTATTTAGTAGTGGTGATTCTGTTTTTGAATCTTCTTTAGGGGCAAAAATTGTTGCAGATTATACGCGTCAGATTGGTAAAATTGCATTCAAGTCTAACTTATCTGCTTTCCAAAGCTATGAGTCTAGCGACTTATCAAACTTTACATGGATTAACTCTTTTAGCTATAAGCTATGGAACCAAATCGGTGTTGGTTTTGAATTTGGTTTAAGAGGAAACAGACAAGAGGCAGTAAACTTCGCAAATAACAATTTACTTGCTGAAGATCCAACGGCTATTCCTTTTGAAGTAGGTGATAGCGCTGTAGATAACAAGATACAATCATACTACCTTCTTGGACTTACGTATGCATTCTAA
- a CDS encoding metallophosphoesterase family protein — protein sequence MNTRQRLDRAYKAAKEIPFSDADKLVFFSDCHRGDKSFADDFARNENIYYHALKHYYKEGFTYYELGDGDELWENNSFESILRAHKNVYTLLQKFHFENRLHLIWGNHDMVYRDKNYVQKHLSTYFDPKDGREEVLFKNLEYHEALILKHRESAQELFLCHGHQADWLNYHGWRFNRFLVRILWKPLQIFGISDPTSPAKNYKELIKVERRIKKWITENNNLLTIVGHTHRPRFPEPGDIAFFNDGSCVHPRSITGLEIENGAISLIKWHITTTEEGHLHVNRVLLEGPQKIRDYKTS from the coding sequence GTGAATACAAGACAGCGTTTAGACAGAGCTTACAAAGCAGCAAAGGAAATACCATTTTCTGATGCCGATAAACTAGTTTTCTTTTCTGACTGTCACCGCGGAGACAAAAGCTTTGCCGATGATTTTGCGCGCAATGAGAATATCTATTACCACGCCTTAAAACATTATTACAAGGAAGGGTTTACCTACTATGAACTAGGAGATGGTGATGAGCTATGGGAAAACAATTCCTTTGAAAGCATCTTACGTGCTCATAAAAACGTCTATACGTTACTCCAGAAGTTTCACTTTGAAAATCGACTTCACCTCATCTGGGGAAATCACGATATGGTATATCGCGATAAAAACTACGTTCAAAAACATTTAAGCACCTATTTTGACCCAAAAGACGGCAGAGAAGAGGTTTTATTTAAAAATCTAGAGTATCATGAGGCATTGATATTAAAACATCGGGAAAGCGCTCAAGAACTCTTTTTATGCCATGGTCATCAAGCCGACTGGCTCAATTATCACGGGTGGCGTTTTAATAGATTTCTAGTTAGAATCTTATGGAAACCACTTCAAATATTTGGTATCTCTGATCCTACGAGTCCTGCAAAAAATTACAAAGAGCTTATAAAAGTAGAGCGCCGTATTAAAAAGTGGATTACCGAAAATAATAATCTACTCACCATTGTAGGGCATACGCATAGACCTCGTTTTCCTGAGCCAGGAGATATTGCTTTTTTTAATGATGGTAGTTGTGTTCACCCGCGTAGCATCACAGGTTTAGAAATAGAAAATGGCGCCATCTCTCTTATAAAATGGCATATTACCACGACAGAAGAAGGTCACCTCCATGTAAATCGCGTGCTACTAGAAGGGCCTCAAAAAATAAGGGATTATAAAACTAGCTAG